The genomic DNA tgtgtgtgcgcgcatgtgtgtgtatgtgtgtgtgtgccatagAAATCATCATAAGCGTCTCTATACGAATGGGTGTAAAACATGCATGTGCTCAGGTGTATGTTTTTCCATGATTATTCTGCTTGTTGTCTGTTACCTTGTCGAACTGGTCAGATTTTAAAAATAAGCATGTATTTGTTGCTCCGTGAGTCACACGAGCCTGAAAATGTAGTCTTACAGATGGTGTTTTGGTAACAGGAAACTGCCCACGTGGCATTTAGTTTTGATCTCAGCAGTGAAGTTTTTCATTCAGGGACGAGAGGCAGTCACTCTGCCGCTGCGGTCATTTGCTGCTTCCCAATGAGTCAGGGTTgtaatttgaatatatattgGTGCAGGGGTCACGTTGTTTATTGATCACCCACTCTGCAGTAACCTGTGGCTTTTCTCGTCAGCTTCTGAGTCTTGTTTGTTCCCTTTCTTTGTCTTTGATTCAAATTAAAGATAACTGTTAGCATGATTAACGGATTTCAATGTGATTTTCAAACAGCTGCCGAGAATATGTTTGGTTTtttggggtgttttttttttctttttttctctgaatcaACTATTTTTACTGCCGGGGGAAAAAGGGTGATTCCCAATGTCCCCACTGTTGTTCATTCTGGATGAATGTCTCCTCTGTATAATTTGTTTAAACAGATTTAGTTTAACTGGAATGAGAGCTGTCAAGAAACATGTCTGTGATGTAAAATGTGCAGCAGGAAAAGCAACTGACATAGCTTCTATATATAGcttctatagatatatattcaAAGacaaagtataaaatataaagagTAACACTACGATCTTTTCTAAGAATGTATTTTGATTATGTAAATGAGCACTATTATTCtgcttgatttaaaaaaagaacaaaaaaaggcCTATTCTACGGTGTCTCTCATATCCTTTAGGTATGGGGATAAAACAGCAGCATTAAATAAATGCATGGTGATCTTCTCTCTCCtgttcatattttaaaaagctCTGTCTATTTACCAGCACTGTGTCAGTCAGTGAGACTGTATTGTGAGGTTGTCCGGCCTTTCTCGCAGGGCTTTGGATGGTAAAAACATTCTCGAAAGGGGgtttctttttctgtgtttgcatatcgctgctgctgctatgaACAGCTCTGATCCAATCAGCCTCTGCTATAATGACCTTTGTTGTAATTGATTGAGGGTATTCCATTTTAATGCATCAACTGCAAGGACTTTGCATTTACTTTCAAATAAAGAGAAACATTTACAGAATATGTCAACacatttgcttgtttttttttttttcttgtttatatAAGAGAGAAGCCTGACTGGAAAGGTTTATTCCTGCGGTAGGAGTTGTTAAAGGTCGAGGCGTTTAAGTTTGAAGGTCAGATTTCCATGTTGATACCGAGATCTTTCCTGAAAAACAACAGTTGCATTGGCTTCCCCTCCTCTTTCCTGCCTCTGTAAAGTGCTGGTCGTCAGAGAGTCGGCACCTCAAGAGCACAATACTCAGCGCCATGGaaacatgtcaacatgtcaACATAACAAGCCATCTAAACCTTACACATAAGGACTCTGATTGGGGGCTGTATCAGGAAGTGAAGCAGTGGCCTCTCTAATTAGCCCAAAAGCATTTGACCCTCCTATTGAGCAAGATAGGTTGCATGAACACATGCTGCTCTACCTGCTGCTCCAGTGAAGTGCAGTGATTTCACTCACAGCACTTCAATTTGAGTCTGAAAACACAAGCTAAATTTGTTGCAGGTAGCAGTATATTTTCCTCAGTATCAGTATCACCATTACTCAGCGTCGAAGTCATGGTTCACGGGAAGAAGTTGGCCAAGGAGGCGCTGCTGCCTTCTGCGCTGGAAGACGATGATGACGCAGACACAGAAAGTGAGAAGCTGCAGCTGGGAGAGGTAGGAAGCTGACCATCCGGCCAAGTCTGCTTGAGCGAGGGAAGTGTGGACAACCAGGTAGGCAAGGGGAGACATGTAGGAGACTATTCAGGCAGATTTTTATGAAGCCTGATATTAATTAAGACATAGGAGAAGAACTTGGTGAGAATCCAAAGCATGTTATTGACCTGCAAGagtattttaaaggggacctattttcctttccctttcctttttccttttagtgtgctatatagttttttttgtgcatgtaaaagttctgcaaagttacaaagcccaaagtccatgccaaagggagtCACTCTCACCCacggaaacactgctcctgaactgcctaaaACGcttcgcttgaagtcccgccttttcttctgtaacgtggtgatgtcaccaagtaagacatttgcataatatctgtctagcggctagtttggcactcCCTCAAACAAAGACAGTTAGAGTGGAGTTGAagtggagtccgaagagtttggttcagttgaccaatcataacagtgggtcagctgaccaatcagagcagactgggcttctcTGGAGGGCAGGGCAGgagctaaaacagagcatttcagacagagggtgaaaagaggtgtcgcagcacagccggtatgagaaaaataaagctttttttcaacattaaagcatgtaaagatGCTTTAATAAgacacccaaaatacaagtattcaCCTGCAAATAAGCATAATATGTTCTCTTTAAGCTTTAGAAATGGAGGTCTTAACCATAACGTTATCTCTAGACACGTCTGAGCACTTTCCAAGGAAATACAGGCTCAAAAATACAGGCTAAAGAcctgctattttctttttatagaTCGCTCTTTTGACCTGTGTACGTGCATGTATTTATTCAACAGAGGAGACTCAAGAGTGTCACCCTGAAAGTCTGtctcaattacatttttatgcagTCTAATCACAGGGCTGCACGCTCTACCGTAAGTGTCAGAAATACACTATGaaagcagcacattttcaaATGCAAAACCTCTTGGATGTCCACACAAAAAGTGCCTTAGAACATGTGCAGTACCACTCACATGCCAAATACCGGTATTTCTGAGTAGCAGGTTTAGTccttaaaaataacaatatatggCATGGCTGACTGAGAAATGTAGTGAATGTGCCATTGGCCTAGAAATAAAGGGAGTGAAAGACAGCTAAAACAGCCTCTGGCGAAAGAGGGTAAAGAAAGCAGTAGGAGGGAAAGTATTACAAAGACTGGGAGGACAGAGGGATACCAGCTCAAAGAAGACACATTGATGGACTCAGTTGTCCAACATGTAGGTATCCGCTTTATTCTCCTGCTAGCAAAATCCATCAAATCTCCTCACTCAGGCTGCCAACAGCAGCCGGCTTTGAGGAGTCACGATGTCTTACTTTCTCATCCAGCAGAGAGCGAGCCGGACAGAGGTCGACGTGCGTGGGCCAAAGGACCAGCGCTCAAGTCCTGATGGGAATGTGCTAGACGGAGGTGAAGGAGAgggtgaagaggaagaggaggagggagagaatgaagaggaggaggagctgggagGAGAAGAGTGTGTGACCTCTGATGAGGACTACGACACAGACTTGGAGCTCGGAGGTAAAGAGGGGAGATAATGGGAAAGGTATTACATTCTATGAAAGAGGGTGTGATGTTCCCTTTTATGTGTTTGAAATTAACAATTTCATCCTGTTATTTTCTGTCTGAAATAATATTTCATACCAGGCTCCAGCAGTAAAGCATTTTGATAGTGAGTCTTAATTTGATCTTGATCAGAACATACACTGATAAAGCACCCCATCTGTTAATCTTCCCCCTTCTCCCTTCCCAATCTCTAGATGATTTCaggacagaaaaaacaaaacagtaactCCTACACGTGCCTGCCCACACATGTGAAGCCCTGTTCTGCATCTTAATGATTTCATCTCAGTCTTTGTGTCAGTCTTCCTTTTCACCAGCAGTGAAAACCATCTGGTATGAATGAGCTCCCCTGACGGGGCGAAATCAGCCACAAGGGAGTTTTCAATATCACACTCAAAAGGTCCTCCTCCGGGGGGAAAATGCCACATCTCTCCTTTTCACAAAGACGCATTGATAGCGAACAATTCAGACAGATAGTGTCTTTATTCATGTTGCAGATAAGGAGGAGGCGTATGACCCGACGGGGCAGACGTGCTACATGGAGGCGTGTGAAGCGTTACAGGTGGCACCTGCCTCTTACTTCCTGCGGCACATGCAGAGTAGCGAGCTGTCCATGATGCATCGTGGTCTGGGACCTCAGGTACTGTAATCATAAGTTAGGGACTGTACaaaaatgattttctttttgctgAAGGGAGGATAGTCTGGTGTTggggggagagcaggagagggtcttttatttatctattttccGCCcggatttagatttttttactttattctgttatttttaGAATTTGGAATCCAGGTGCGGGGGCAAAAATATTTCAGTGTTCAAGTCCGTCTGCAGGCACTGAGCTGCCATCTGTGGCCATGTCATTCACGCAACGTCATCATCTCAACTCGTCAGATACTGACGCTATGTCGGACCCTTAGGCGTCCCATTTCGcttgcagtaaacacgtgcttaatgttgtgaattaaacaaaaacatttgcttaGGTTTattcaacaaaaccacttagttaggtttaggaaaaaaacaacatggttgagcTTTAAATGACTTCGTTTGTacaatgaaaatgtgacttgacgtgaACACAGGACGCAaataaacagctgattgtaatgtgaaagtgaaacatagcGCATGGGACACGAACGGCGGCAACTTCTGACGTAACTATGCTGCAGCCGACTTTATTCGCttcaaaccagttgatggaaactcGCCTAAttcgcatttcttttttgcatcatttcaaaagtttgcttaaaatttgcttgacaattgaatggaaacacggctattaTGAAAGAGGTTGCTCGTGATAATGAACATACAGAAAATGATCACCTGAATCTGATGCTCCTCTCGGCTTGACGGAGATTTATAGCGACTTTCAGCTCCTTGTTTAGCTGTCTGGCAACTTTTGGTTGCACCAAGCCGCTGTTTGTTACTACCTGCTCAGCCCCAAACGGCACTAAGACAAAGTTAGTAACGAACATAGTGGCAAGCAAGATATTTTGTTGGTAGTGACCAAaatcagagctaaaagagagtgaatattggacttacttTTGCCAGGTGGCcacaaacatgactccaaatgaatgataattaaTTGCTCTGTAATGCTGTGTAATTAAGCAACCGTTTGCTAACAAGCTCACCACATCACTAAGGTGATTACATGCCAATATTGTGctcacaacttgtttctgctgcccccaagtggccttCAGTTTCACCTGGGGGAAGGTAttcaaaatgttgaaaaagaTCCACAAGTAATTGCACTTCTTCGTCTCTCTGACGCAATTTCAGATCAGTCCAGACCTTTGTTCAGTTAAATACTCATTAATTCAAAGTCACATTCCCCTCCAGGGGCACTTCACTGATCACGACAAAGTCCGTGGAGCGCTGCGTTAAGTCCAGCTGCGTTAAGTCCAACGCAGCTGAGCTTCAAGGAGTTTACCCAGGAAACAGATCATGCATGTACATATCTTTGCAGCACACTTTACATACAGAATTGCATAAGTCAAGTCCATTATATAGATCTTCCCAGCACAAGTGGAGAGTCCTTTGAAGAGAGTGGAAGGCTGCTGGCATTGAATCACACTCAGAGAGATCTCATTATACAGATCTGAATTTGAATTTACCTCTGGGGGAAAACTTCTTATTTTTGATCCTAAATGACAGTAAATGCATTTCACCTTGTGGCCCATGTAGAAGTAGCTTTATTAGTTGGTCCTATTAAGCATTTCACATTAAGTCAATATTGTGCCTTCATGTTTTAGCTTGCATATAACCTAAAATGTACACAGACATAAACAGATCTAGAAAAACATCATCAAAAATGCTTTTGGCAGGTTTAAACCAAACAGGAAATCTACATGTTGTATTTAACTAATGGATCTTATTAAGTGAATGTGTACACAACAaatctttatttacttttctactcctgaaaaaaacataaagaaaaaaaaaactatacttAGCGTTATATATAGCGTAATTTTAGCCCACAAGTCAGTCACAATTAGATGTCTTTTTAACGGTAAATCAATGTGAAATTGCTCTGTGGTTGTACATCTCTGACTGAGTGAAAAGTACATCCTCTACACATGTGAAAATGCATTGCCTGGAGCTCTTAGCAacacagtttgacatttttacagGCTTCCACTGGTCCGTAGCGCTGCAAATGAAAGTTGTACAAGTAAATCCATTCCTTAACAAGCCGTTTCCCCAGGTTTCGGCTTCAGCGGCATCATTCAGACTGATTAAATTGGATTTTAAACAAGTcttcacctgtcaatcacagagAGCAGAAGTAAAGGAACTGAGTGCAGCTGCCAAAGGTTATTTGTTTAATGTCTTGCAGACTGATGGGCTTCTCAAATCTCAGAGAAAGACACTCTGCGCACATTTATTTTCTGATGGGGCCTCTTtctgctcttcttcttttttaaagatCAAGTTAACATAAGGCTTCATGCAGCCAACTTTCTCATTAGCCGTTCTAGAAACTATAATTTTCATGTTCTGCGAGCTTCATTTCTGACCCACGCCTCCACACAGCTCCCTTCTGTTTCATTTGTCTCACACAGGTTTaatattcctctctctctctctctctctctctgcccaccTGCATCAGTACATCTACTCTTTTAACTGGAATACAGATAAGAAAATATACTGCAGTGAACAAACAGAAGAATTTCACTTtggttgtgtgtttgcaggGCACCAAAGCACTGGCAGTTCCCCTGGTAACCAACACTTCAATACTGAGGCTGAACCTGCGAGATAATTGGATGGAGGGAATGGGCGGAGCTGCTATCGCTGAGATGTTAAAGGAAAATTGTTACATTACAGGTGGTTTTACTGGGCACTCAAGCATGCACACATTTTCTCTTCCTTCTCCCTTCTCCCTCACTCTGTGTCACCGTTTTTCTAGCAAAAGTGCCACCTCCACTCCCACTCGCACGCCACTCTCACCCCAATTATATGCCATATATATCTGGGGTCCATGGTTAATATTTGTGCAGTTCAGGAACCTATAGAGGGATCTACATGTATCGAGAGACTCCTGTGAGTCATGCAGGCTCTTTAGGGTGGCATTATTTTTGACATAATTTGTCATGCACCACTTTCAGGGGTATCCAATTTTATGAATATACAGCATAACAGATTACTCGCTGACGTATTTTGCTGATGCTGCAGCAGACATTAGccaacaaatgaataaataataggGCAGTCAAaatgcaaattatttttaacgccactaatttctttaacgcattaacacaacttgcgatttttaggttgtagcggactcagttttaaagctccaaacttacagtaagctaaattttgccgaggaaaaactggcatggccattttcaaaggggtcccttgacctctgacctcaagatacgtgaattaaaatgggttctctgggtacccacgagtctcccctttacagacatgcccactttatgataatcaaatgcagtttggggcaagtcatagtcaagtcagcacactgacacactgacagctgttgttgcctgttggacttgagtttgccatgttatgatttgagcatatctttttatgctaaatgcagtacctgtgagggtttctggacaatatttgtcattgttttgtgttgtttattgatttccaataataaacataaacatacctttgcataaagcaagcatatttgcccactcccatgttgataagagtattaaatacttgacaaatctccctttaaggtacattttgaacagatatgtgattcatttgcgattaataatgattaactatgcacaatcatgctattaatcacgattaaatatgtttattgattgacagtcctaataaatatacaacaaaTGAGAAGTCTGAAACAGACAGTACTGGACAACTTAAAGTTTTGACTGGATGATGGTGCTTTATGGAAAGCTTTTGAACCACTCAGATTTAAGATGAAGTAGTCAATATCTCCGCCCATGGGGCATTTCCTCAAAAAAGGGGAGATAGCATGCGACAATTATGACTAAAAATGTTCACAACTTTTTGATGAAGCCAAACTTTAAACTGAAGAAAGGGAAGGGAAGGACTGACCAATCATTTTGGATGCGATGGTCAGGCTACCAAAACTGTAATAAAGCCAATTAGCAAACTTGTCACAACTGATTTAGattataaaatgataaaatattttTCGAATTGTGGAAAACTTGCGGCACTTCTTCTCTTTGGACTCTTTTTGACTCTTTTTGTGCTCCTGCCACATGTTGTTCTTTTGACCTGTGTACTTGTGTGTCAATCCCAGAGGTGGACCTATCCGACAACAATCTTGGGGATTACGGTGCCAGAGCTGTCGCTGGTATGCTTAAGGAGAACAGCACCCTGGTGAGCCTCAATCTGTCAGGAAACCGTTTCACCGAC from Sebastes fasciatus isolate fSebFas1 chromosome 6, fSebFas1.pri, whole genome shotgun sequence includes the following:
- the lrrc74b gene encoding uncharacterized protein lrrc74b isoform X3, which translates into the protein MVHGKKLAKEALLPSALEDDDDADTESEKLQLGERASRTEVDVRGPKDQRSSPDGNVLDGGEGEGEEEEEEGENEEEEELGGEECVTSDEDYDTDLELGDKEEAYDPTGQTCYMEACEALQVAPASYFLRHMQSSELSMMHRGLGPQGTKALAVPLVTNTSILRLNLRDNWMEGMGGAAIAEMLKENCYITEVDLSDNNLGDYGARAVAGMLKENSTLVSLNLSGNRFTDRSAEHFSPALITNSKLQHIDLSHNTLGERAGQSLGDSLSENTGLRSLNLAWNCIRGRGAVMLADGLGGNVFLRTVDLSFNGFGKEGAIALGQALKENTVLEELNVSNNRIPPEGAIHLAMGLKVNKTIKSLNVGRNPIQNAGCYGILQSVQENPDSAMEALNFSDITVNQDFEDLYTAVKEIFPALTVNHGGRIGTFRKAKA
- the lrrc74b gene encoding uncharacterized protein lrrc74b isoform X2 produces the protein MVHGKKLAKEALLPSALEDDDDADTESEKLQLGEQRASRTEVDVRGPKDQRSSPDGNVLDGGEGEGEEEEEEGENEEEEELGGEECVTSDEDYDTDLELGDKEEAYDPTGQTCYMEACEALQVAPASYFLRHMQSSELSMMHRGLGPQGTKALAVPLVTNTSILRLNLRDNWMEGMGGAAIAEMLKENCYITEVDLSDNNLGDYGARAVAGMLKENSTLVSLNLSGNRFTDRSAEHFSPALITNSKLQHIDLSHNTLGERAGQSLGDSLSENTGLRSLNLAWNCIRGRGAVMLADGLGGNVFLRTVDLSFNGFGKEGAIALGQALKENTVLEELNVSNNRIPPEGAIHLAMGLKVNKTIKSLNVGRNPIQNAGCYGILQSVQENPDSAMEALNFSDITVNQDFEDLYTAVKEIFPALTVNHGGRIGTFRKAKA
- the lrrc74b gene encoding uncharacterized protein lrrc74b isoform X1 gives rise to the protein MCHWPRNKGSERQLKQPLAKEGKESSRRESITKTGRTEGYQLKEDTLMDSVVQHRASRTEVDVRGPKDQRSSPDGNVLDGGEGEGEEEEEEGENEEEEELGGEECVTSDEDYDTDLELGDKEEAYDPTGQTCYMEACEALQVAPASYFLRHMQSSELSMMHRGLGPQGTKALAVPLVTNTSILRLNLRDNWMEGMGGAAIAEMLKENCYITEVDLSDNNLGDYGARAVAGMLKENSTLVSLNLSGNRFTDRSAEHFSPALITNSKLQHIDLSHNTLGERAGQSLGDSLSENTGLRSLNLAWNCIRGRGAVMLADGLGGNVFLRTVDLSFNGFGKEGAIALGQALKENTVLEELNVSNNRIPPEGAIHLAMGLKVNKTIKSLNVGRNPIQNAGCYGILQSVQENPDSAMEALNFSDITVNQDFEDLYTAVKEIFPALTVNHGGRIGTFRKAKA